One genomic window of Lytechinus variegatus isolate NC3 chromosome 1, Lvar_3.0, whole genome shotgun sequence includes the following:
- the LOC121419377 gene encoding splicing factor 1-like isoform X3 codes for MGWRGCQGCTRCGYRYPFRSVKGTRNSSLMSPSPEPIYNHEGKRLNTRDYRMRKKLEEDRHKMIQEALSLNPEYKPPADYKPPVQRVSDRVMIPQDQHPEINFVGLLIGPRGNTLKKLEKDTTTKIMIRGKGSVKEGKVGRKDGQPLPGEDEPLHALVTANNAESVKKAVIQIQEIIKQGIETPEGQNDLRRMQLRELARLNGTLRDEDMLRCSNCGSTEHRTWQCTEKQNITNNILCSLCGSAGHIAADCREKAIGDRPLAQPIVNSADKAKMDSEYLSLMAELGEGPLPGGGGGGPPPPPKVSLGGPPSGPRHPTPPISSAPPNRPLMMPPGGGQGNNQDHPPPLMGQNLNLPWNNRSQNKPPSLLNSGPAQRPPLGQGPPPPPLPHQGPPPPSSSGPPPHHNQPPFMGPPRPPLMNRPPPVGPGGMPPNMMPSHMGQGPPGPPPPGGFNPMMPPPPRGRSQLPPWAFHGGPPSSGSPNSSAPAPAPVPPPSLLVAPPPPPPSSEPPPQPPTSAPWQISSSSQGVGTSPPSQPPWQSQAILQQALALSQPQQAATATATTTETTTSTTKPSPPVPWQQLAAAAAAANAPPVSSASSSSPALPPWLQAYTAAAAAAAAAAGGGGVSSSTAGQPTPPQWAQAMPPPPPQPVPPPSLPGMPPMGVPPPHMQPPMPPLPFQQGGLSDVAPPPAVPPPHLNAPPPPPPPSS; via the exons GTCACCTTCACCTGAGCCTATCTATAACCATGAGGGCAAGCGTCTCAACACCAGGGACTATCGGATGCGCAAGAAGTTAGAGGAGGATCGTCACAAGATGATCCAGGAAGCACTCTCTTTGAATCCAGAGTACAAACCTCCTGCAGATTACAA GCCACCTGTCCAGAGAGTGAGTGATCGGGTCATGATACCCCAGGATCAGCATCCAGAAATTAACTTTGTTGGCTTACTCATCGGACCTCG aGGTAACACCTTGAAGAAACTTGAGAAAGATACGACCACCAAGATCATGATCCGCGGCAAGGGATCAGTGAAAGAGGGCAAGGTTGGGCGTAAAGATGGCCAGCCTTTACCAGGAGAAGATGAACCTCTCCATGCCCTTGTCACAGCCAACAATGCTGAGAGTGTCAAGAAGGCAGTCATTCAG ATTCAAGAGATCATAAAACAAGGTATTGAAACACCCGAGGGTCAGAATGATCTCAGAAGGATGCAGTTGAGAGAGCTTGCGCGGCTGAATGGTACACTCAGGGATGAAGATATGCTCAG GTGCTCCAACTGTGGGTCCACAGAGCATCGTACCTGGCAGTGTACAGAGAAGCAGAATATCACCAACAACATCTTATGCTCTCTCTGTGGCTCAGCCGGTCACATAGCTGCAGATTGCAGGGAGAAGGCCATCGGAGACCGCCCCCTTGCCCAACCTATCGTCAACTCAGCGGACAAGGCTAAGATGGACTCGGAG TACCTTTCTCTCATGGCTGAGCTTGGTGAAGGTCCTTTGCCAggtggtggaggaggaggaccaccaccaccaccaaagGTCAGTTTGGGCGGGCCGCCTAGTGGTCCTAGACACCCCACACCCCCTATCTCATCGGCTCCACCCAATCGCCCTTTGATGATGCCCCCAGGTGGTGGACAGGGCAACAACCAGGATCACCCTCCCCCTCTG ATGGGTCAGAACCTGAACTTACCTTGGAACAACCGCAGTCAGAACAAGCCACCATCCCTGCTTAACTCTGGCCCTGCACAGCGGCCTCCTCTGGGCCAGggcccccctcctcctcctctcccccATCAAGGCCCTCCACCGCCCTCTAGCAGCGGACCTCCACCCCATCACAACCAGCCCCCGTTCATGGGTCCACCCCGACCCCCACTGATGAATAGACCCCCTCCAGTTGGACCTGGTGGCATGCCTCCGAATATGATGCCTTCTCATATGGGCCAAGGACCCCCTGGACCCCCTCCTCCTGGTGGATTCAACCCAATGATGCCCCCTCCACCTCGTGGAAGATCTCAGCTGCCCCCGTGGGCGTTTCACGGTGGACCTCCATCTTCTGGTTCCCCTAATTCATCAGCACCAG CTCCAGCGCCGGTTCCTCCCCCATCCCTTCTAGttgccccaccccctcccccacccagCAGCGAGCCGCCTCCACAACCCCCCACTAGTGCTCCATGGCAGATTTCGTCATCAA GCCAAGGGGTAGGGACGTCTCCCCCATCTCAGCCTCCATGGCAGTCCCAGGCCATCCTACAGCAGGCCCTAGCCCTCTCGCAGCCTCAGCAGGCAGCGACAG CTACTGCTACAACAACTGAGACTACTACATCCACAACCAAGCCATCTCCTCCAgtaccatggcaacagcttgCTGCAG ctgcAGCTGCAGCCAATGCTCCTCCAGTCAGTTCAGCTAGCAGCTCATCACCAGCCCTGCCACCCTGGCTACAAGCCTATACAGCAGCTGCTGCAGCAGCGGCAGCTGCAGCTGGCGGAGGAGGAGTCTCTTCAAGTACGGCAGGCCAACCTACACCTCCACAGTGGGCGCAAGCAATGCCTCCACCACCACCCCAACCGgtcccccctccctctttgCCAGGAATGCCCCCTATGGGGGTGCCACCTCCCCACATGCAGCCCCCGATGCCCCCCTTGCCATTCCAGCAGGGTGGTTTGTCTGATGTTGCACCACCCCCTGCAGTACCCCCTCCTCACCTGAatgcccctcccccacccccgcCTCCTTCAAGTTGA